The proteins below come from a single Campylobacter sp. CCUG 57310 genomic window:
- a CDS encoding S8 family serine peptidase translates to MRSEFSRAARTNKIALSIFACIFLASGANAYKELGTLGNTLSWESDEYKKDWGLDSMNASIAYAMGFSGEGVKIGVMDSGMLMSHPEFQDGRFSTIKSIGEYSKNGMRYPDTQYGNSPFKKGSSSDYDKSNKGEFKKGESFNVGGEWIAGINDSHGTHVGGTIGASRNGKGMHGIAFGSKIYSANTGGNDGMTYGPNQDYNFFLKGYTALADAGVRVINNSWGSNRKVNSAYPGATGWKIEYLKDGMGNYIRNPDGSVKFKIIKTNDPKDHMDLKDLDSAKKAYYQFVVSGEKSFIDAAYEVAVNRRIIQVFTAGNRDNMEESFTRAMLPYFRPDAEKYWVNVTGQKENDGQRFNLAGHSKWWTIAAPGMNIYSSIVDIKTGKSGYASWGGTSMAAPHVSGALGVIFSRYTYMSADQVRDTMLTNARQTKKNTSTPLEGWTSALGTPDARWGWGILDLGKAMFGPGQFLGKFDVSMEVDDIWSNNISDVAIKHRKTEDDNEAATWNARKALLNTKASLTSEEKAEIVFETAREKARAQRATEGYEGSLVKRGSGTLTLVGDNTFTGNTTIYGGKISALNQSLTKSNVVVENGGSLEILKERKYYVPSSTGWKEVTKTSTSDVVTATINNGGAFLLTRPGSANVNVTFKDGSLVGISENADELVELMKSPSLTRGYSAQGAFIGYEKTKFAKEYAFFNLTKEFANDKLKINVKKNSKQMGDFATSSNQKEVANFIEQSAILAPSNASVGFRSVTRNSLKTSDLYRNLLFATPDQAKATFKTLANDGNFAAQNTSVLNSILLRNSISGHKANINAVNTNDTYSGLSFWTTTIAHNFKYDSVDAKSQTFGQIFGADGMASDNTRFGGVLGLSKTLTKIDGEKDYKVLNSNLGIYTQTDINDFKLNTMATYTMGKRHKESSSSIVEYVSNTKTKNKEAIAMVYADISHKGIESANFALSPYVGFGYINAKVKTSEQQIGVYTMTTSKDNRDVTVATIGIKPSYAFGIFNANANIAYNRLFGQKAPSTTVGLGANGSIGLEGEKLTDLTTIDAGLEAKIFKNGSVRLSYIGAFGDNVKSNGLNAKFSFMF, encoded by the coding sequence ATGAGATCAGAATTTAGTCGTGCTGCACGCACTAACAAAATTGCACTATCAATTTTTGCTTGCATATTTTTAGCAAGCGGCGCAAACGCCTATAAAGAGTTAGGCACATTAGGAAATACTTTAAGCTGGGAAAGTGATGAGTATAAAAAAGACTGGGGCCTTGACTCTATGAATGCTTCTATTGCCTATGCCATGGGATTTAGCGGCGAAGGTGTAAAAATAGGAGTCATGGACTCAGGCATGCTTATGTCTCACCCTGAATTTCAAGACGGTAGATTTTCTACTATTAAAAGCATAGGAGAATACAGCAAGAACGGCATGCGCTATCCTGATACACAGTATGGAAATTCGCCGTTTAAAAAAGGATCTAGCTCCGATTATGACAAATCAAATAAGGGTGAATTTAAAAAAGGAGAGTCATTTAACGTAGGCGGAGAATGGATAGCGGGCATAAACGACTCTCACGGCACTCATGTAGGCGGCACCATAGGAGCTAGCAGAAACGGCAAAGGAATGCATGGTATTGCTTTTGGATCAAAAATTTATTCTGCCAACACAGGCGGTAACGATGGAATGACCTATGGTCCAAACCAAGATTATAACTTCTTTTTAAAAGGCTATACTGCACTAGCCGATGCCGGTGTCAGGGTTATTAATAACAGTTGGGGGTCAAATAGAAAAGTAAATTCGGCATATCCGGGAGCAACCGGCTGGAAGATAGAATATCTCAAAGATGGTATGGGAAATTATATTAGAAATCCTGACGGAAGCGTTAAATTTAAAATAATAAAAACCAATGATCCTAAAGACCATATGGATCTTAAAGATCTTGATTCGGCCAAAAAAGCATACTATCAGTTTGTGGTTTCAGGAGAAAAAAGCTTCATAGATGCAGCTTACGAAGTGGCAGTTAATAGACGAATCATTCAAGTGTTTACCGCAGGAAATAGAGACAATATGGAAGAATCATTTACTCGTGCCATGCTTCCATATTTTAGACCCGATGCAGAAAAATATTGGGTTAACGTAACCGGACAAAAAGAAAATGACGGACAAAGATTTAATCTTGCGGGACATTCTAAGTGGTGGACTATAGCTGCACCCGGCATGAACATTTACTCCTCTATAGTTGATATAAAAACAGGCAAATCAGGATATGCCAGCTGGGGAGGTACATCTATGGCTGCCCCTCATGTATCAGGAGCACTAGGAGTAATATTTTCTCGCTATACATATATGAGCGCAGATCAAGTCCGCGATACGATGCTAACAAATGCTAGACAGACTAAAAAAAATACATCCACTCCGCTTGAAGGATGGACTTCGGCACTAGGTACGCCTGATGCAAGATGGGGTTGGGGTATCCTTGATCTTGGTAAAGCGATGTTTGGTCCCGGACAATTTTTAGGAAAATTTGATGTTAGTATGGAAGTGGATGATATCTGGTCAAACAACATTTCGGATGTAGCGATCAAGCATAGAAAAACGGAAGATGACAATGAAGCTGCGACTTGGAACGCAAGGAAGGCTTTACTTAATACAAAAGCTTCTTTAACGTCTGAAGAAAAAGCCGAGATAGTGTTTGAAACGGCAAGAGAAAAAGCAAGAGCTCAAAGAGCAACAGAAGGATATGAAGGCTCGCTTGTTAAAAGAGGAAGCGGCACGCTTACTTTAGTCGGAGATAATACCTTTACTGGAAATACTACTATCTACGGAGGTAAAATTTCAGCCTTAAATCAATCTTTAACAAAAAGCAATGTAGTCGTAGAAAATGGCGGCTCGCTTGAAATTTTAAAAGAAAGAAAATACTATGTGCCTTCAAGCACAGGCTGGAAAGAGGTAACTAAAACAAGCACATCGGATGTCGTAACGGCAACTATAAATAATGGCGGTGCGTTTTTGCTTACTAGACCGGGAAGTGCGAACGTAAATGTAACTTTCAAAGACGGTTCTCTAGTAGGAATATCTGAAAATGCCGATGAATTAGTCGAACTAATGAAGTCTCCTTCATTAACTAGAGGCTATAGCGCTCAAGGAGCATTTATCGGGTATGAAAAGACAAAATTTGCTAAAGAGTATGCGTTTTTTAACCTTACAAAAGAATTTGCAAATGATAAATTAAAAATCAATGTAAAGAAAAACTCAAAGCAAATGGGAGATTTTGCCACTTCGTCAAATCAAAAAGAAGTTGCAAATTTCATAGAGCAATCAGCGATTTTAGCTCCTTCAAATGCTAGTGTCGGATTTAGATCGGTGACTAGAAACAGTCTTAAAACAAGCGATCTATATAGAAATTTACTTTTTGCTACACCGGATCAAGCAAAAGCTACATTTAAGACGCTTGCAAACGATGGAAATTTTGCCGCACAAAACACATCTGTTTTAAATAGCATTTTACTTAGAAATTCTATCTCGGGACACAAAGCGAATATAAATGCCGTAAATACCAACGATACATATAGCGGACTATCTTTTTGGACTACAACTATAGCCCACAACTTCAAATACGATAGCGTTGATGCCAAATCTCAAACATTTGGTCAAATCTTTGGCGCAGACGGCATGGCAAGCGATAACACAAGATTTGGCGGTGTGCTTGGACTAAGCAAAACATTGACAAAAATAGATGGCGAAAAAGATTATAAAGTTCTAAACTCAAATTTGGGTATCTATACTCAAACCGACATAAATGACTTTAAGCTAAACACTATGGCAACTTACACGATGGGCAAACGCCATAAAGAAAGCAGCTCCAGCATAGTCGAGTATGTATCAAACACAAAAACCAAAAATAAAGAGGCTATCGCAATGGTATATGCAGATATTAGTCATAAAGGCATAGAGTCGGCAAATTTCGCTCTTTCACCTTATGTAGGATTTGGCTATATAAATGCAAAAGTTAAAACAAGCGAGCAACAAATAGGTGTTTATACTATGACCACAAGTAAAGATAACAGAGATGTTACCGTAGCTACTATAGGTATAAAACCAAGCTATGCTTTTGGTATTTTTAATGCAAATGCAAATATAGCTTATAATAGACTATTTGGTCAAAAAGCTCCTAGCACAACCGTAGGATTAGGAGCAAACGGTAGCATAGGACTAGAAGGAGAAAAACTAACCGATCTAACTACTATAGATGCCGGTTTAGAAGCGAAAATATTTAAAAACGGTTCCGTTAGACTATCTTACATAGGAGCTTTTGGAGATAATGTCAAATCAAACGGTTTAAATGCTAAATTTAGCTTTATGTTTTAA
- the flgH gene encoding flagellar basal body L-ring protein FlgH, which translates to MKAKFYLSMACIGLIFSGCVPSADPKIDMKPPVYVEQLPAKQINNQPNTGSLFGRGDNPLFSDRKAMNVNDIVTVVISESANQSSTGKRNTNKDSTIGLGGGVFTAGSSPLSHAADQLNKFGDIGFKAGTKNQFSGGALSSRTESFKTTISARIIKVLENGNYFIEGSRELLLNGEKQIVQLSGVIRPYDISNSNEIDSKYIADAKILYKTEGDVDKSTRKPWGTKLMEAIWPF; encoded by the coding sequence ATGAAAGCTAAATTTTATTTATCTATGGCTTGTATCGGACTGATTTTTAGCGGATGTGTGCCGAGTGCCGATCCTAAAATAGACATGAAGCCGCCCGTATATGTAGAGCAGCTTCCCGCCAAGCAGATAAATAATCAGCCAAATACGGGTAGTCTTTTTGGACGGGGGGATAATCCTTTATTCTCGGATAGAAAGGCTATGAACGTAAATGATATCGTAACCGTAGTGATAAGCGAGAGTGCAAACCAAAGCTCCACAGGCAAACGAAACACTAACAAAGACAGCACTATAGGGCTTGGAGGAGGAGTATTTACCGCAGGATCTTCGCCTCTTTCTCACGCGGCGGATCAGTTAAATAAATTCGGCGATATAGGCTTTAAAGCGGGCACTAAAAATCAATTTAGCGGAGGAGCTTTGAGTTCTCGCACCGAAAGCTTTAAGACAACCATATCGGCTCGCATTATTAAAGTGCTTGAAAACGGCAACTACTTCATCGAAGGCTCGCGCGAGCTACTGCTTAACGGCGAAAAGCAGATAGTGCAACTAAGCGGCGTAATAAGACCTTATGATATATCAAATTCAAACGAAATCGACTCAAAATACATAGCTGATGCGAAAATTTTATATAAGACTGAAGGGGATGTGGATAAATCTACCAGAAAACCTTGGGGAACGAAGCTTATGGAGGCTATCTGGCCGTTTTAA
- the pta gene encoding phosphate acetyltransferase: MKTDRIYLLTANFSKIYEIISAKFKNITIFEPIGGFVSIEEAILAFREDREKELIKDIIKEFDRLKKEYEFIAIRGCEAFGNIGKFELNLMLAKHLNAPVYCTENLKAINKNSKLFISSNLDEILTYKQDIITPYKFEKELVDKAKSDKKTIVLPESADERILKASELLIKTQAVNLILLGDESGIKTEAKSLGVNLEGIKFINLDKNEYQDSFASKLYELRKHKGVTLEKTKEMILDKTYFGTMMVQTGLADAMVSGAITTTADTIRPAFEIIKTKPQTPLVSSSFVMCMDEEILIYADCAINPKPDAQTLARIAIDSANTASYFGLEPRVALLSYSTGDSGYGEDVDLVHEALKIAKELEPNLVIDGPMQYDAAIDMQVAKKKLPNSDVAGRANVFVFPNLSCGNIGYKIAQRSANCIAIGPLLQGLKKPVNDLSRGCSVEDIVNTVLITAIQAGGK; the protein is encoded by the coding sequence ATGAAAACTGATAGGATTTATCTACTAACTGCTAATTTTTCAAAAATTTATGAAATTATATCAGCAAAATTTAAAAATATAACGATTTTTGAGCCTATCGGCGGATTTGTAAGCATTGAAGAAGCGATTTTGGCCTTTAGAGAAGATAGGGAAAAAGAGCTGATAAAAGATATCATAAAAGAATTTGATAGACTTAAAAAAGAGTACGAATTTATCGCGATTAGAGGATGTGAAGCCTTTGGAAACATAGGCAAATTCGAGCTAAATTTAATGCTTGCCAAGCACCTTAACGCTCCTGTTTATTGCACCGAGAATTTAAAAGCGATAAACAAAAACTCAAAGCTCTTTATAAGCTCAAATTTGGATGAAATTTTAACTTATAAACAAGACATTATCACTCCTTATAAATTCGAAAAAGAGCTTGTAGATAAAGCAAAATCAGATAAAAAAACCATAGTTTTGCCCGAAAGCGCCGATGAGCGGATATTAAAAGCTAGCGAGCTTTTAATAAAAACGCAAGCGGTAAATTTAATCCTACTTGGCGATGAAAGCGGGATTAAAACCGAGGCAAAAAGTCTTGGGGTAAATTTAGAAGGAATAAAATTCATAAATTTAGACAAAAACGAGTATCAAGACAGCTTCGCAAGCAAGCTTTATGAGCTTAGAAAACACAAGGGCGTAACGCTTGAAAAAACAAAAGAGATGATTTTGGACAAAACTTACTTTGGCACCATGATGGTTCAAACAGGCTTAGCCGACGCCATGGTAAGCGGAGCCATAACCACCACCGCCGATACCATACGCCCCGCATTTGAAATCATAAAGACAAAACCGCAAACACCGCTTGTATCAAGCTCTTTTGTGATGTGTATGGATGAAGAAATTTTAATCTATGCAGATTGTGCGATAAATCCAAAGCCCGACGCGCAAACTCTAGCTAGGATAGCGATTGATTCGGCTAATACTGCTAGCTACTTCGGACTTGAGCCTAGAGTCGCCCTGCTTTCATACTCTACGGGAGATAGCGGATACGGAGAAGATGTGGATTTGGTTCATGAGGCACTTAAGATAGCAAAAGAGCTTGAGCCAAATTTAGTCATCGACGGACCTATGCAATATGACGCGGCTATAGATATGCAAGTAGCCAAAAAAAAGCTGCCAAATAGCGACGTAGCCGGCAGAGCAAATGTATTTGTATTTCCAAATTTAAGCTGCGGCAACATCGGATATAAGATAGCTCAACGCAGCGCAAACTGCATCGCCATAGGACCGCTTTTGCAAGGACTTAAAAAACCCGTAAACGACCTAAGCAGAGGGTGTTCGGTAGAAGATATAGTAAATACGGTTTTAATCACAGCCATACAAGCAGGAGGCAAATAG
- a CDS encoding acetate kinase has translation MKILVLNSGSSSIKFQLFDMSNNNAIATGLIERIGESNSYAKLKDTKTDNVYEEKLAIKDHHEGLEIMNRLFAVSNILHNLSELDGIGHRIVHGGESFSASARIDSEVIAKIEQNSALAPLHNPGHLAGIRNAMKESGENVPHVAVFDTVFHQSMPEFAYRYALPYDLAKRLHIRKYGFHGTSHHYVTKTAAKMLGMEYENFNAISLHLGNGASVCAVKEGKSVDTSMGLSPLEGLIMGTRSGDMDPAIITYLLNLGELKANEIDTFLNKKSGLLGICGSNDMREVVAKMEHDERAHLAFEMFCYRIKKYIGAYYAVLGRVDALIFTGGIGENAPNTRSKICSELPHLGIKIDHELNFARSSGARCVDDKEAVIKTLIIPTNEELEIALETKRVIENS, from the coding sequence GTGAAAATTTTAGTTTTAAACTCCGGTAGCTCATCTATAAAATTTCAGCTTTTTGATATGAGCAACAACAACGCAATCGCGACGGGACTTATCGAGCGCATAGGAGAAAGCAACTCTTATGCGAAATTAAAAGATACAAAAACAGACAACGTTTACGAAGAAAAGCTGGCGATCAAAGATCACCACGAGGGTCTTGAGATCATGAATAGACTATTTGCGGTATCAAATATCTTGCATAACCTAAGCGAGCTTGACGGCATAGGGCACAGGATAGTTCACGGCGGAGAGAGTTTTAGTGCTTCGGCTAGAATTGATAGCGAAGTAATCGCTAAAATCGAGCAAAATTCAGCCCTGGCCCCGCTTCATAACCCGGGACACCTAGCAGGCATAAGAAACGCCATGAAAGAAAGTGGCGAAAACGTCCCTCATGTGGCGGTTTTTGATACGGTATTTCATCAAAGCATGCCGGAATTTGCTTACAGATACGCACTACCTTATGATCTAGCCAAACGCTTGCATATACGCAAATACGGCTTTCACGGCACCTCTCATCACTACGTTACTAAAACCGCAGCCAAAATGCTTGGCATGGAGTATGAGAATTTTAACGCTATATCGCTTCATCTTGGCAACGGTGCTTCGGTTTGTGCAGTTAAAGAGGGTAAAAGCGTAGATACTTCGATGGGGCTTAGTCCGCTTGAAGGTCTTATAATGGGCACAAGAAGCGGGGATATGGATCCTGCGATCATCACTTATCTGCTAAATTTAGGCGAACTAAAGGCTAATGAGATCGATACTTTTTTAAACAAAAAGAGCGGGCTTCTTGGAATTTGCGGTTCAAACGATATGCGCGAAGTGGTTGCTAAAATGGAGCACGACGAGAGAGCTCATCTTGCTTTTGAGATGTTTTGCTACCGTATCAAAAAATACATAGGAGCTTACTATGCCGTGCTTGGACGGGTTGATGCGCTTATATTTACAGGTGGTATCGGTGAAAATGCACCAAATACAAGAAGTAAAATTTGTAGCGAACTACCACACCTTGGCATCAAGATAGATCACGAGCTAAATTTCGCCAGATCAAGCGGCGCAAGATGTGTTGACGATAAAGAAGCGGTCATAAAAACATTGATAATACCGACGAACGAGGAGCTAGAAATAGCGCTTGAGACGAAAAGAGTGATAGAAAACAGTTAA
- a CDS encoding molybdopterin-dependent oxidoreductase, protein MQRRDFIKKAMIASALPVAAVASKDEKIDDYKVQGNSHEPEFKVIDGKVVMNEGHSIVFSMCHGCTTKCGLRLHIDDKNDRVLRSVGNPFHPLANFHWMPYNTSINDALIATTRSGNDDQRATVCVRGAMLPEMLYSPIRILSPLKRVGKRGEGKWQTISFEQLIEEVVEGGNLFGEGHVDGLRAIYSDELIDPENPEYGTRRNQLLSFYLYDGRSDIVDRFMKKSFGTVNHYSHGGICGGGFRAGGKIAHNAGGFAHTKPDYEHSKFSIYWGTSPGNGGNPFQKQAKMVSYARSSDNGFTYAVIDPTVSNSIKYATSDKARWIGIKPGMDSALAMAMIRWIIENEKYATNYLIQPNLEQAKLAGEIHWCNATHLVITEKGHKDYGKFARVNDEWQVCSQSGKIQSYKVNEPAKLYYKGKIEIEGKKVAVKSSMQLLKESAFKHTMKEYSKLCGVSMDDILWLCDNFTKNGRQVSTNVHGGMMHTQAAMSTYAILCLNTLMGTYGYKGGNVNASAGTHKFMSGRYELEKFEGAYKPNGVNLSRSGKYYETSSEFKRKVAAGGTGYPAQQPWYPISMPLINETLTSHAVGYPYKAKIFINYMTNVIYGQAGLETAVKDSLKDSRDLPLFIGIDAFMNETNAYADYIVPDGLNLENWGMPNALWGTITKTSVVRYPAVTPRQDRDKNGTPIDVELFYITIAKKLELKGFGKGAFKDKDGNTMDLDTKEQFYAAALANLAFDGEAVSDISKEDAELSKIHRVMPKIEKYLKKEEVAKVAHVLAKGGRYDDYTTAYKGDKATVKVPAPNPASIYYEPLGGHRHSITGEYMPGTPTLMKPVASDGTPLEKFFPKSEWKYLVSSKKSNAQHYYTIMSDRMRSIHPVNFVRISEDIAKEQDIKTGDEVKIVTPYASAKGTAFVTNGVAKGVISLEHGFGHTEFGARTHYIDGKPALRIEGTEVGINHNLLGLLDPKRKGRFSLNDWLVGTCARQALPANIYKI, encoded by the coding sequence ATGCAAAGACGAGATTTTATTAAAAAAGCTATGATTGCCTCGGCTCTTCCTGTGGCTGCCGTTGCAAGTAAAGATGAAAAGATAGATGATTATAAGGTTCAAGGAAATTCCCATGAACCGGAATTTAAAGTAATAGACGGTAAAGTCGTGATGAATGAAGGGCACTCCATAGTATTTTCTATGTGTCACGGGTGCACCACAAAATGCGGTCTTAGGCTTCATATAGACGATAAAAACGATCGCGTTCTTCGCTCGGTGGGAAATCCTTTCCATCCGCTTGCAAATTTCCATTGGATGCCTTACAACACCTCTATAAACGACGCGCTAATAGCTACAACCAGAAGCGGCAATGACGATCAGCGAGCTACCGTTTGCGTTAGGGGCGCTATGCTTCCCGAGATGCTTTATTCGCCGATTAGAATTCTCTCTCCGCTTAAAAGAGTTGGCAAAAGAGGCGAGGGCAAGTGGCAGACTATCAGCTTTGAGCAGCTCATAGAAGAGGTTGTTGAGGGTGGCAATCTATTTGGAGAAGGACACGTAGACGGACTTCGTGCTATCTACTCCGATGAGCTAATCGATCCCGAAAATCCCGAATACGGCACCAGGCGCAACCAGCTCTTAAGCTTTTATTTATATGACGGTAGAAGCGATATCGTTGATAGATTTATGAAAAAGTCATTTGGCACCGTTAATCACTACTCACACGGCGGAATTTGCGGCGGCGGATTTAGAGCGGGCGGCAAGATAGCTCACAACGCGGGCGGATTTGCTCATACTAAGCCTGATTATGAGCACTCTAAATTTAGCATTTATTGGGGCACTTCGCCTGGTAATGGCGGAAATCCTTTCCAAAAGCAAGCTAAGATGGTATCTTATGCAAGAAGTTCGGATAACGGATTTACTTACGCTGTCATCGATCCGACGGTTTCAAATTCTATCAAATACGCCACAAGCGATAAGGCTCGCTGGATAGGCATAAAGCCCGGCATGGATTCAGCGCTTGCTATGGCGATGATAAGATGGATAATCGAAAATGAAAAATACGCGACAAACTACCTCATCCAGCCGAATTTAGAGCAAGCCAAGCTAGCAGGCGAAATTCACTGGTGTAATGCAACTCACCTTGTCATCACCGAAAAAGGACACAAAGACTACGGCAAATTTGCGCGAGTTAATGACGAGTGGCAAGTATGCTCGCAAAGCGGTAAAATTCAAAGCTATAAAGTAAACGAGCCTGCTAAGCTCTACTATAAAGGCAAGATAGAAATAGAGGGCAAAAAAGTAGCCGTAAAAAGCTCTATGCAGCTTCTTAAAGAGTCAGCCTTCAAGCACACTATGAAAGAGTATTCAAAGCTTTGCGGCGTGAGCATGGACGATATACTTTGGCTTTGTGACAACTTCACCAAAAACGGTCGCCAAGTAAGCACGAACGTGCACGGCGGTATGATGCATACGCAAGCCGCAATGAGTACTTACGCGATACTTTGCTTAAATACACTCATGGGCACTTACGGCTACAAGGGCGGAAACGTAAACGCAAGCGCAGGCACGCATAAATTTATGAGCGGCAGATATGAGCTTGAGAAATTTGAGGGCGCATATAAGCCAAACGGTGTGAATTTGTCCCGCTCGGGCAAATACTACGAAACAAGCTCGGAGTTTAAGCGCAAGGTAGCAGCCGGAGGCACGGGCTATCCTGCACAGCAGCCTTGGTATCCTATCTCTATGCCACTTATAAACGAAACTCTTACAAGCCATGCGGTTGGATATCCTTATAAAGCTAAAATTTTCATTAACTACATGACAAACGTCATCTACGGACAAGCGGGGCTTGAAACGGCGGTTAAAGATTCGCTAAAAGATAGTCGCGATCTACCACTTTTTATCGGTATAGACGCGTTTATGAACGAAACAAATGCCTATGCCGACTACATCGTGCCTGACGGGTTAAATTTAGAAAACTGGGGTATGCCAAACGCTCTTTGGGGAACTATAACCAAAACTTCAGTCGTGCGCTATCCTGCGGTAACTCCAAGACAAGATAGGGATAAAAACGGCACACCGATAGACGTGGAGCTCTTTTATATAACTATCGCTAAAAAGCTTGAGCTAAAAGGCTTTGGCAAGGGTGCGTTTAAGGATAAAGACGGCAATACTATGGATCTTGACACTAAAGAGCAGTTTTATGCAGCCGCACTTGCGAATTTGGCCTTTGACGGCGAAGCGGTAAGCGACATCAGCAAAGAAGATGCCGAGCTTAGTAAAATTCACAGAGTTATGCCAAAGATAGAAAAATATCTCAAAAAAGAAGAGGTGGCAAAGGTCGCTCACGTGCTTGCAAAAGGCGGAAGATACGATGATTATACGACTGCATATAAGGGTGATAAGGCGACTGTAAAAGTGCCTGCGCCAAATCCCGCCTCGATATACTACGAGCCGCTTGGCGGACATCGCCACTCTATCACGGGCGAATACATGCCGGGAACTCCTACGCTGATGAAGCCGGTAGCAAGCGACGGAACTCCGCTTGAAAAATTCTTCCCGAAATCCGAGTGGAAGTATCTGGTAAGCTCGAAAAAATCAAACGCGCAGCACTACTACACTATCATGAGCGATAGGATGAGAAGCATACATCCCGTAAATTTCGTGCGTATCAGCGAAGATATAGCAAAAGAGCAGGATATCAAAACGGGCGATGAGGTAAAAATCGTAACTCCGTACGCAAGCGCAAAAGGCACGGCGTTTGTGACAAACGGCGTTGCAAAAGGCGTTATAAGCCTTGAACACGGCTTTGGACACACCGAATTTGGTGCCAGAACTCACTATATAGACGGCAAACCGGCACTTAGGATAGAAGGAACCGAAGTGGGTATAAACCACAACCTACTTGGTCTGCTTGATCCAAAACGCAAAGGCAGATTTAGCCTTAACGACTGGCTTGTAGGCACCTGCGCTAGACAAGCGTTGCCTGCAAATATCTATAAAATTTAG
- a CDS encoding 4Fe-4S dicluster domain-containing protein, whose amino-acid sequence MQSTCNSRRSFMAAAGLFVAATALKAAPTKFEEGKGERFGMVIDLTRCIGCQSCTMNCAMENDVPAGMFRTIVSEYEAYAKDGKRAAMASLPRLCNHCESPACIDMCPTGASHQRSNGIVKINSSECIGCALCVEACPYHARYFNPTTLKADKCTFCDHRLRAGLLPSCVETCVGGSRIMGDLNDPNSNIRKFLATHETMVIDSPKNTNPQVFYYGVSEVLTKNDVEAEKEAGYKRVVHWNEEITL is encoded by the coding sequence ATGCAATCAACCTGTAATTCGCGTCGCAGTTTTATGGCTGCTGCGGGACTGTTTGTTGCGGCTACCGCTTTAAAAGCCGCACCGACTAAGTTTGAAGAGGGTAAAGGGGAGCGCTTTGGTATGGTGATAGACCTTACGCGCTGTATCGGATGTCAATCCTGTACTATGAACTGTGCTATGGAAAATGACGTTCCCGCAGGGATGTTTAGAACTATAGTTTCAGAATATGAAGCTTACGCAAAAGACGGCAAAAGAGCTGCTATGGCTTCACTTCCAAGACTTTGCAATCACTGCGAAAGCCCTGCTTGTATCGATATGTGCCCAACCGGCGCAAGCCATCAAAGAAGCAACGGTATCGTTAAGATAAACAGCAGCGAGTGCATAGGCTGCGCGCTTTGCGTTGAGGCCTGTCCGTATCACGCAAGATATTTTAATCCAACTACTCTAAAAGCTGATAAATGCACATTCTGTGATCATAGACTTCGTGCGGGACTTCTTCCAAGTTGTGTGGAAACCTGTGTAGGCGGAAGCCGTATAATGGGCGACTTAAACGATCCGAATTCAAATATCAGAAAATTTTTAGCAACTCACGAGACTATGGTTATAGATAGTCCGAAAAATACAAATCCGCAGGTGTTTTACTACGGTGTTAGCGAGGTTTTAACCAAAAACGACGTAGAAGCGGAGAAGGAAGCAGGCTATAAACGAGTCGTTCACTGGAACGAAGAGATAACGCTTTAA